The DNA window GTGAAAATGGGGGATCTCCTCCTTTCAGTGGTAACGCTGCTCTTTTGCTTTAACACAAACTGACAATTGTGACTTAAAGTAAAATAACTGTTTATACAGGCCATATTTGTTGATAAAACCCTACTTAATTAAATAACTGTTGTTTTTACAAAAACAAATATATCCATGTATGTTTAAGACGTGGTCTTAGTAAATACATAAAGTTACTACATTATAATTAGCTTTATTTTCATTACTGAAATCAATGTTCTCATTACCGAAACGGGCCTAAAAAATGGGACGTGGTAATGCGGAATGTatgttcttttattttttttatggggCTTATTCAGTCAAATAAAAGGAGACAGCCGATATGAATCAGGAAACAGTTGACCCCATCACTGAAGCCCATTGGTTCTCCATGTTGGTAAGGTAATAGTTCTCTGACTTTTTCCCAATTTTAGCTTTTTGAGCCATTTCGGTAATGAGAAGGCCAAGTGAGTTAAAAGGGGGTGTTTTGAGAATAAGCTCCTCATTCGGGAAAGGTTAACTTGACCAGAGGACTACTCTAGACCAGGTTTCCCAGAGTGACCCTGGGCAGGTGAGTCCTGAGAATACATCAGTAATCACACACTTTCTTCTTTGGGTTAATGGAGGACGGTTTTGGGTCACGGGAGGACGGTCAATGTCTCATTTCACGGGAGGACAGTCAATGTCTCATTTGGGTCATGGGAGGACTGTCAATGTCTCATTTGGGTCACGGGAGAACAGTCAATGTCTCATTTGGGTCACGGGAGAACAGTCAATGTCTCATTTGGGTCACGGGAGAACAGTCAATGTCTCATTTCACAGGAGGACAGTCAATGTATCATTTGGGTCACGGGAGAACAGTCAATGTCTCATTTGGGTCACGGGACAACAGTCAATGTCTCGGATCTGGAGCTGAAATAGTTTAAGATCCCCTGCTGTCGATGATGCATCCTGGGTGTGTTTTTATGTAATAAACCTATTTTAATGTCAACTTAACCTAGTATACCATTTTTATGATTTATGGACCAACTAAAGCAACATATTTTGTGTTGTATTCAAGTAAGTTAGGTTTTTGTAAAGTCAAATTGTATAAAATAGCTCCTTTTGAATCCGGATACATTTCGGGAAATGAGAATTTgtggtgaatttttttttttttaaataaataaaataaaaaaatctgtattATATTATTAATAATGTATTTAAATGAAGACACTTCCCCTACACCTAGACATCTTAGTTCTCAGAATGAtagtttgatttttttttttgcagatgCATCATGGTTTTGTAACTCAATTTGCTACAGACCATTTTTTTTCAAAGTGGTTTGTTGAGAATCACTCAGATGGACGTAAGGCATTAAGGTAATGCCTGGTCTGGTTCCCTATTCCTCCTCCAGGTTCCACCATTATATGAGGAACGGGATCTTTAAGACCCTACGCACCCTGAAGGCCACCATGGTGGTGGGGGCCTCTACTATTCGCTACCGACGCTCGCTGGCCTTCGGGGAAGCATTTGACTTGCGCACTCGCATCGTGGCATGGGACGACAAATCATTCTTCGTGGAGCAGCGGTTTGTCTCCCAGGGCGACGGGTTCATCTCCGCGGTGATGCTGTGCAGACAGAACGTTCTCCGTAGCAACCCCGAGAGCATCCTACAGCTGCTCTGCAAGAGAAAGGTAGGAGAAGAATGGAGGAGAGTGAGGGtgtggagaggggggagtgagggtgtggagaggggggagtgagggtgtggagaggaggggggagggaggagaggaagggaggtggggggagggaggagaggaagggaggtgggaagagaggagaggagaggagggtgggagggagggaagggagggaggaggtgggaggggagggggagggatgagaggaggtgggagggagggaggagagtgagggtgtggagaggggggagggagggatgagaggaagggaggtggggagggatgagaggaggggagggatgagaggaggggagggggggatgaggggagggatgagatgagaggaggagaggaggtgggagggatgagagaaggggaggagggatgagaggaagggaggagaagaggtggaggggggggtgagagggggcCTTTGATGCATGTGACATCACTCagtcctcttctctctgtgtgttcaggtGGAGTGTCCCGACTACCCTGAGGATCTGCAGCACTGGATTAGCTTCATCTCAGCCAGCAGCCAGGCCCTGAGAGCCCAGAGCGGACTAGAGGACAAGACTGGAGCACAGGAAGACAAAGACAAGTGATACACACATTCCTTGAGTAGCCCTAACATTACACATTGTTGTAGCCCGGCcccaagcacacctgattcaactaatctgCTTATCAGCTGTTGAATCAGGTGAGGGCCAAGAACTGACATGACTGACAGCCCCCTCAGAATACAGGAACTAAACTGACATGACCGACAGCTCCCTCAGAATACAGGAACTAAACTGACGTGACCGACAGCTCCCTCAGAATACAGGAACTAAACTGACATGACTGACAGCTCCCTCAGAATACAGGAACTAAACTGACGTGACTGACACCTCCCTCAGAATACAGGAACTAAACTGACATGGCCGACAGCTCCCTCCGAATACAGGAACTAAACTGACGTGACTGACAGCTCCCTCAGAATACAGGAACTAAACTGACGTGACTGACAGCTCCCTCAGAATACAGGAACTAAACTTACATGACTGACAGCTCCCTCAGAATACAGGAACTAAACTGACATGACCGACAGCTCCCTCAGAATACAGGAACTAAACTGACATGGCCGACAGCTCCCTCCGAATACAGGAACTAAACTGACGTGACTGACAGCTCCCTCAGAATGCAGGAACTAAACTGACGTGACTGACAGCTCCCTCAGAATACAGGAACTAAACTGACATGGCCGACAGCTCCCTCAGAATACAGGaacttattcattatgattttcATTACACATTGTTGTAGCCCGGCcccaagcacacctgattcaactaatctgCTTATCAGCTGTTGAATCAGGTGAGGGCCAAGAACTGACATGACTGACAGCCCCCTCAGAATACAGGAACTAAACTGACATGACCGACAGCTCCCTCAGAATACAGGAACTAAACTGACGTGACCGACAGCTCCCTCAGAATACAGGAACTAAACTGACATGACTGACAGCTCCCTCAGAATACAGGAACTAAACTGACGTGACTGACACCTCCCTCAGAATACAGGAACTAAACTGACATGGCCGACAGCTCCCTCCGAATACAGGAACTAAACTGACGTGACTGACAGCTCCCTCAGAATACAGGAACTAAACTGACGTGACTGACAGCTCCCTCAGAATACAGGAACTAAACTTACATGACTGACAGCTCCCTCAGAATACAGGAACTAAACTGACATGACCGACAGCTCCCTCAGAATACAGGAACTAAACTGACATGGCCGACAGCTCCCTCCGAATACAGGAACTAAACTGACGTGACTGACAGCTCCCTCAGAATGCAGGAACTAAACTGACGTGACTGACAGCTCCCTCAGAATACAGGAACTAAACTGACATGGCCGACAGCTCCCTCAGAATACAGGaacttattcattatgattttcATTACACATTGTTGTAGCCCGGCcccaagcacacctgattcaactaatctgCTTATCAGCTGTTGAATCAGGTGAGGGCCAAGAACTGACATGACTGACAGCCCCCTCAGAATACAGGAACTAAACTGACATGACCGACAGCTCCCTCAGAATACAGGAACTAAACTGACGTGACCGACAGCTCCCTCAGAATACAGGAACTAAACTGACATGACTGACACCTCCCTCAGAATACAGGAACTAAACTGACGTGACTGACACCCTCCCTCAGAATACAGGAACTAAACTGACGTGACTGACACCTCCCTCAGAATACAGGAACTAAACTGACGTGACCGACACCTCCCTCAGAATACAGGAACTAAACTGACATGGCCGACAGCTCCCTCCGAATACAGGAACTAAACTGACATGGCCGACAGCTCCCTCCGAATACAGGAACTAAACTGACGTGACTGACAGCTCCCTCAGAATACAGGAACTAAACTGACGTGACTGACAGCTCCCTCAGAATACAGGAACTAAACTGACATGACCGACAGCTCCCTCAGAATACAGGAACTAAACTGACATGGCCGACAGCTCCCTCCGAATACAGGAACTAAACTGACGTGACTGACAGCTCCCTCAGAATACAGGAACTAAACTGACGTGACTGACAGCTCCCTCAGAATACAGGAACTAAACTGACATGGCCGACAGCTCCCTCAGAATACAGGaacttattcattatgattttaAAGTACAAAACTACTACGGGCCAAGTggctttaaccttttactgcagtgggttaaatcaggATCACACCGAGTGAATCTTGGTTATTCTTAAACagatctactttgaaacaaatgtATACACATCACGCAGCTAGTTATGGGCTTAAAGAAAGAAGACaactgtaccatgtcagatagagAGATGAAATGTATAAAATGTTTAGTTTGCATCCCGATATTACACTTCATATacgtcacagaagactgaaatataacaaaaccgcttgacatagaaacactggattttccacgtaaaaaaaataaaaactgaatgtTTGTTAATTATGAAAAATCTGAATCCCAtttcacccatgaggccactagagagCACTTTGGTCATTCGCCTCGCAGGATAGAGGACCGTCGTGTTGTTAAGGGATTCATCCTAACCTGAGATGAAACTCTTACCGTAATAGTTTTAGTTATGTGTGCATGTATCTCAAGATAGGCTCTTTCAATTATTCATTTCGACATCTGTGGGATTCACCAGAATTTCCTAAGTAGCTCGAAGGACCAATCGTAAACGTCTGTCGGAGACTGACAGGTCGAGTGGCGAATGAGGGAGCCCCTCCCCTCGTACTAAAGAGCCACTCACCTGACACTCTGATCATTCTCACCTCTCTTCCACACAGAGGAGCTCTACTTGGCTCTCCTCAGCACCACTTCATCTGTTCTCCTGTTCACAGGTTTAACGATAAGGTTACGCAGGTTATCCGTATTTTGGTGACCTCGgtgaccttgagcaaggcacttaaccctaatttctcctgtaaattgctctggataagagcttttgctaaattactaaaattacCGCATTCGCCTCCTGTTGTAGCTAGCGTCACACAGCTAGCTAGGGAGACTTGGTTAGCTTAGCCTCAAGGCCAGCTCTCCTACCTGGAAGGGTAGAATTATTAGTTCGCTCTCTCTAGTTTAGTTCAACCCACTACCGATGTCGACCAGACCGACCATCCTAGCATCACAGCTTATTGGTCGAGAAGCACACTTTTTTTGTTCATCGCAAGACCAACATAGCGCTAGCTTCCATTGGCTAGCCATGCTACTAGCCCCTTGTGGCGAACGTTAGCTGCGCTCACATTGTTAAAGGATTGGCTTCTCCGGTCAGCACTGTGCTAACTCGCTAgccttccacccccccccccccccaactggtGAATGGTAGTTACGTTTCACTTTGTTCTCGAATTAGCCAGGTTTTTTTGGAGCCATGGAACCTGCTAGCTCAGCCCAAGGTTTTACCGATCAAGCCCTCGAACCAGCGCACCTGTGCCCATGCTGGGCTACCATATATACGGGATGACTTTACTCCGCGTATAAGTAACGTGGTAGCCCCTTGGTGGCAAGGCAAGCTGTGGATAGTGGAGCTCATTCTCCTGCTGTACAACAAGCCTTGTGAAACTTCTCTGTTACCCAGAGATCTGTTGACCAAAATGAACTGAGAGACTGTCCACCCTCACCCGGAAGCCATGGCCCTCTGGCCCGTGAGAGGTTAAATCTGGAGTATTGAGTCTATCCAGAGTGTTAGGGCTCATTCTACACGCTCGCTGTATGGAAACAAGCggtatttttaaaaaaaatggtgacCTAAAAAACAGATAATTCCTTACCAATGTTCTGTATCTGAGGTTTTACCGCTTCCTGCAGGACCTTTTGGATAGACGGAAGACTTTCTCTACTGTTAAGGTCTAATCAGTTGCTATCTCTGTCTGTCATATAACCTTTGACGATAACGCGGTGGGAAAACAACTATTTTATGTCGTTTTATGAAGGTGGCGTGTCATGAGTCCCCTCATGGGACTTTGTCTATTGTGCTCGAGGTTATTTCACAGCAGCCTTTTGAGCCGTTTCAGAGCAGGGAGATCTAACATCTCTCCTTTCAGACCTCTTTACTAGTCCCCCAGGGAGATCTAACATCTCTCCTTTCAGACCTCTTTACTAGTCCCCCAGGGAGATCTAACATCTCTCCTTTCAGACCTCTTTACTAGTCCCCCAGGGAGGTCCATCCCCTGTCTGTAGAGCCAGGGAGGTCCATCCCCTGTCTGCAGAGCAGGGAGATCTAACATCTCTCCTTTCAGACCTCTTTACTAGTCCCCCAGGGAGATCTAACATCTCTCCTTTCAGACTTCTTTACTAGTCCCCCAAGGAGGTCCATCCCCTGTCTGCAGAGCAGGGAGATCTAACATCTCTCCTTTCAGACCTCTTTACTAGTCCCCCAGGGAGATCTAACATCTCTCCTTTCAGACTTCTTTACTAGTCCCCCAGGGAGATCTAACATCTCTCCTTTCAGACCTCTTTACTAGTCCCCCAGGGAGATCTAACATCTCTCCTTTCAGACCTCTTTACTAGTCCCCCAGGGAGATCTAATATCTCTCCTTTCAGACTTCTTTACTAGTCCCCCAGGGAGATCTAATATCTCTCCTTTCAGACTTCTTTACTAGTCCCCCAGGGAGATCTAATATCTCTCCTTTCAGACTTCTTTACTAGTCCCCCAGGGAGATCTAATATCTCTCCTTTCAGACTTCTTTACTAGTCCCCCAGGGAGGTCCATCCCCTGTTAGTTCTCCATTCCTGTCTGCAGTTTGCCTTGGGCTTTTCCAAAGGTTACCTTGTTGCCCAACCCCACCTTTATGCCCAAGCTTGACTGCAATTACAATTGTCTGTCCTTGGAGCTTGTGGCTTTCCACATGCCGACTTTCCCTTCTATGGAAGAGGATGGGCTACCCCATTTTCTGCCCAGTACTCGCGTTGCGAGCTCAACCAACTCTTTGTCCTGGGTGCCTCCCTGCAAAGAGGTCAACGGTTATCTCATTGGATGTGGAAGCTTTTATATTTGCCTTCAATAGCAAGGGGTTACAGCCTCCGGAGGCCCAGAGGGCTCACTACCTCTTGGGCACTGTTGAAGGGCATCTCCTTACAGGAGATCTGCCATGTGGTTTGTTGGGCATCCCCTCATATATTTATGAGGTTCTACCAACCAGACGTCACTGCGCTTTCATTGGTACATACTGTCCTCGGTGGTGGGGCATCTGAGGGACGATATTGAAGACTGCCTGGCTTCAGAGAGCATCTGAGGGTTCATATTGAAGACTGCCTGGCTTCAGAGAGCATCTGAGGGTTCATATTGAAGACTGCCTGGCTTCAGAGAGCATCCTGAGGGATGGTATTGAGACTGTCCCTGGTAGATGTGTATGATTGGTTCCCCCGAGCTATTTAGGAGATTCTGGTGAATCCAATGGTGAGATGTCTCACTCGTAATATCAGAGAAACCTGGGTAACGCAGGTAACTCTACGTTAGGGAACTCTATCTTGTGTTTACTGCGTATAAATAATGCACCAAAGCTTCTCCATTCTGTGTTTTTATTACAGTCAGTGTTTCTATAATTTATTGATGATGTTCAttgtctatttatttatttttgtacattttatttATGTTGATGTCTGTAGATttaaatattgaattgaatgcAGAGTATATATAATGAtttgaattgaatgttaattattttgaatgcatttttttaaataaaaacctATATTTAACCTTCTGGTTACTTTAATCCCTGACTGCATTGAGTTACTGTGTTCAACACTGGACGACAGTCCGACGCAAAAGGAAGACTAGAACACCCACACACATCCGAACTAGCAATGTTGCTAATTTGTTGTTTTGAGTATTTAAATTGATAACTCACTGTTCATTAAGTAAATAGCTATAGAGAAATAGTTAATACAACGATAGCAGAGAGGATGGGGAGATTTTAGTTTCCCCGCCCAGACCAGGCGCATCTCTCTGCCGCTGTCTCTTCCCGCCCAGAGGTTTAACTGTCGGGGTGTTGCTAGGGAGACTGAGCTGGGACCATACTGCTCGTGAGTAACCACTCATTGTAAAAGTGGCCTGTTTTTCAGATTTATTTTCAGACAATTGAGACAGagattgtgtatgtgtcccattcagagggtgaaggggcaagacaaaatatttaggtgcctttgaacgggtttgGTGGTAAGTGCCAGGtgtactggtttgtgtcaagaactgcaacgctgctgggttttttcacgctcaacaatttcttgtgtgtatcaagaatggtcctccacccaaaggacatccagccaactggacacaactgggggaagcattggagtcaacatggggccagcatccctggatattctaaactaagtgttttgataacaggtccatgtagaataaacaaTTTCCATTTTACCATAGAAGtagtgttctgctaatataacaatgtgaCAGATACTGTGCCTATATGCATTTTGTCTggtgttaccatggtaacatgtcagagtgatCATAACCCCATTACCACCATACAGGaagttaccatggtaacatgtcagtggtcataccttcctgtctggtggtaatggggttaccatggtaacatctCAGAGTGTTCATAACTTCCTGTGTGGTGGTAATGGTTTACCATGGTAATATGTCAGAGTGGgtgacaactatcagccctcaacaaactgttacgatcagtaggtttcctgttacgatcagtaggtttcctgttacgatcagtaggtttcctgttacgataagtaggtttcctgttacgatcagtgggtttcctgttacgatcagtgggtttcctgtaaagatcagtaggtttcctgtaaagatcagtaggtttcctgttacgatcagtgggtttcctgttacgatcagtgggtttcctgtaaagatcagtaggtttcctgtaaagatcagtaggtttcctgttacgatcagtgGGTTTCCTGTTACGATAagtaggtttcctgttacgatcagtaggtttcctgttacgatcagtgggtttcctgtaaagatcagtaggtttcctgttacgatcagtgggtttcctgttacgatcagtagggttcctgttacgatcagtgggtttcctgttacgatcagtaggtttcctgttaagatcagtaggtttcctgttatGATCAATAGGTTTCCTGTTAAGATCATTAGGTTTCCTGTTAAGATCATtaggtttcctgttacgatcattaggtttcctgtaaagatcagtaggtttcctgtaaagttCAGTCggtttcctgttacgatcagtaggtttcctgtaaagatcagtgggtttcctgttacgatcagtaggtttcctgtaaagatcagtaggtttcctgttatgatcagtaggtttcctgttagGGTCAGAGTATagaacattatcttcacacaacaTCAGAAGATCAAGGAAACTGATTTGACGGGTGTCAGATTACAGAGTGAATCTCAGATGCTCAGAACAGaagttaagaaaagcatggaacACCTGGAGCTgttctgcatcacccctccatagaacacAAATATCATCAATATACCGTCTCCAAATCatgatgttaggcaagaaaacattttctCCAGGTTGATAATGgactgtttctccatgtaacccacatcCAAATcagcatagttaggagccatgggggatcccatagcagtacccttcaCCTGAATAAAGAAATAATTTAGAAACATGAAGTAGTTATGTGTGAGTACAGTTTCAGACAATGTTATAATGCAGCACTGGAAGGTAGTTCATCAGGGTCACGTTGCAGAAGAAATGTTCCATGGCTTCAATACCGCCCTCTGAGTATTCTCAGGGAGACGATCAAGAGATTCAATgatagagatcatactgctggtgtcctttaggagggggggagctgttctgagatcatactgctggtgtcctttaggagggggggtgctgttctgagatcatactgctggtgtcctttaggaggggagctgttctgagatcatactgctggtgtcctttaggaggggagctgttctgagatcatactgctggtgtcctttaggaggagagctgttctgagatcatactgctggtgtcctttaggaggggagctgttctgagatcatactgctggtgtcctttaggaggggagctgttctgagatcatgctgctggtgtcctttaggaggggagctgttctgagaccatactgctggtgtcctttaggaggagagctgttctgagaccatactgctggtgtcctttaggaggggagctgttctgagatcatactgctggtgtcctttaggaggagacctgttctgagatcatactgctggtgttctttaggaggaggggagctgttctgagaccatactgctggtgtcctttaggaggagagctgttctgagaccatactgctggtgtcctttaggaggagagctgttctgagaccatactgctggtgtcctttaggaggggagctgttctgagaccatactgctggtgtcctttaggaggagagctgttctgagaccatactgctggtgtcctttaggaggggagctgttctgagatcatactgctggtgtcctttaggaggaggagagctgttctactgctggtgtcctttaggaggggagctgttctgagatcatactgctggtgtcctttaggaggggagctgttctgagatcatactgctggtgtcctttaggaggagagctgttctgagaccatactgctggtgtcctttagaaggggagctgacgtatcggattgaccaaccgacccacccttatcagcagggagggtaaggactgacgtatcggattgtAAATCAAGCAAAGCTTGTTTTTCAACCTGAGGTAAATTATGGAAAGATATGTTCTCCTGTTTGTTCTTAATGAGAtgaacaacatatttttcaacaagTCTGCAATATGTCTCGATAGAGTGAATGCGATTGGATGGAGGTACAAAATAACTCTCACTTCTAAAAGGAGTCggagtacagtgggggaaaaaagtatttagtcagccaccaattgtgcaagttctcccacttaagatgagaggcctgtaattttcatcataggtccacttcaactatgacagacaaaatgagaaaaaaaatacagaaaatcacattgtagaatttttatgaatttatttgcaaattatggtgg is part of the Salmo trutta chromosome 31, fSalTru1.1, whole genome shotgun sequence genome and encodes:
- the LOC115170275 gene encoding protein THEM6; translated protein: MLLCALGGLLLLFSCLDVWYFLRGVVVVVQAWFQPPVSDVLAEQCVAGRVLPHDLDYMGHMNNARYLRECDFARFHHYMRNGIFKTLRTLKATMVVGASTIRYRRSLAFGEAFDLRTRIVAWDDKSFFVEQRFVSQGDGFISAVMLCRQNVLRSNPESILQLLCKRKVECPDYPEDLQHWISFISASSQALRAQSGLEDKTGAQEDKDK